In Balneolales bacterium ANBcel1, the following proteins share a genomic window:
- a CDS encoding histidine kinase dimerization/phosphoacceptor domain -containing protein encodes MFRNLPCPAAIILPDSAGFEVSVVNDSYLDQIHGDRSIPDRLQAAELFSLLHERLPETCRVQFNASLQKVVRTGNSDTLTCSCEVMPGEAGFLTHYTCWKVEHVPIHDDTGRVAFILQTLSDISPRTKSDRELELLESAITHTREGVVIVEAKPTVYADRRIIYVNDAYCETTGYSRDEVIGKPADLLQGEETDKEELGRLLSEMKAWRPAKAELLYYKKSGEKFWMHISVVPVTDNTGNYTHWVSIERDVTERRMQQQRIRESLGEKDILLSEVHHRVKNNLAVISGMLQLQAEEETDRRLRLKLMDSVSRIKTISNVHEHIYKTDNFVRINFAESLRFLTENLVDMFEPEADIRLKYDCDPVYLNVNQAIPCSLIVNEVATNTIKHAFPGRHEGELSLSLANDNGEIRVSIKDDGIGLPDDFCMHRNGSLGMHIIRTLSRQIKGTCRLESAESGCHFTLRFHAVNGSPASGGLGRK; translated from the coding sequence ATGTTCAGGAACCTGCCGTGTCCTGCGGCGATTATCCTGCCTGACTCCGCCGGGTTTGAGGTCTCGGTGGTGAATGATTCGTATCTGGATCAGATTCACGGTGACCGGAGCATACCGGACCGGCTGCAGGCGGCCGAACTCTTTTCATTACTGCACGAGCGCTTGCCGGAAACCTGCAGGGTGCAGTTTAACGCTTCGTTGCAAAAGGTCGTACGCACGGGTAACAGCGATACCCTCACCTGCAGCTGCGAAGTGATGCCGGGCGAAGCCGGTTTCCTGACGCACTACACATGCTGGAAGGTGGAACACGTTCCGATTCATGATGACACCGGCCGCGTCGCGTTTATCCTGCAGACACTTTCGGATATTTCCCCGAGAACGAAGAGCGATCGGGAGTTGGAACTGCTGGAATCCGCCATAACCCATACGCGTGAGGGGGTGGTTATTGTTGAAGCAAAACCGACGGTATATGCCGATCGGCGGATTATCTATGTCAATGATGCCTATTGTGAAACAACCGGATATTCGCGGGACGAAGTCATCGGCAAACCGGCCGATCTGCTTCAGGGCGAGGAAACCGACAAGGAGGAACTTGGGCGTCTGCTTTCGGAAATGAAAGCGTGGCGACCCGCCAAAGCCGAACTTCTCTACTACAAGAAGAGTGGGGAAAAATTCTGGATGCACATCTCGGTCGTACCTGTTACCGACAACACTGGCAACTACACGCACTGGGTCTCCATTGAACGGGATGTGACCGAAAGGCGAATGCAACAGCAGCGTATCAGGGAATCACTTGGCGAGAAGGATATCCTGCTGTCCGAAGTTCATCACCGGGTGAAAAACAATCTGGCAGTTATTTCGGGAATGCTGCAGCTTCAGGCCGAGGAAGAAACCGATCGGCGCCTCCGGCTCAAACTGATGGATAGTGTCTCGCGCATCAAGACGATCTCAAACGTCCATGAACACATTTACAAGACGGACAACTTTGTTCGCATCAATTTTGCCGAAAGCCTAAGGTTTCTTACGGAGAATCTTGTCGACATGTTTGAGCCGGAAGCTGATATCCGCCTGAAATATGATTGTGATCCGGTCTATCTGAATGTCAATCAGGCGATACCCTGTTCGCTGATTGTCAATGAGGTCGCTACCAATACCATCAAGCACGCGTTCCCGGGGCGTCACGAGGGAGAGCTGTCCCTGTCACTGGCCAACGATAACGGAGAGATCCGGGTGAGTATTAAAGATGATGGTATCGGCCTGCCGGATGATTTCTGCATGCATCGGAACGGGAGCCTTGGGATGCACATTATCCGGACGCTTTCCCGCCAAATAAAGGGGACCTGCCGGCTGGAGTCGGCAGAAAGCGGCTGCCATTTTACCCTTCGATTCCATGCCGTGAACGGGAGCCCTGCTAGCGGCGGTTTGGGGCGGAAATGA
- a CDS encoding cold-shock protein produces the protein MSEERETGVVKWFNGTKGFGFISRNSGDDVFVHFSEIQGDGYKTLDEGDNVEFTVAEGEKGLQAKEVSKI, from the coding sequence ATGTCAGAAGAACGAGAAACTGGTGTTGTAAAGTGGTTTAACGGGACGAAAGGTTTCGGATTTATCAGCCGCAACAGTGGTGACGATGTATTTGTCCATTTCAGTGAAATCCAGGGGGATGGTTACAAGACTTTGGACGAAGGCGACAATGTAGAGTTTACCGTTGCCGAAGGTGAAAAAGGATTGCAGGCCAAGGAAGTATCCAAAATTTAA
- a CDS encoding PAS domain S-box protein has translation MAIHKDIKGVPLKVLILEDSFPDYELISEQLIGAGYVLDAAHAQNEREFTSYLSENTFDVILSDFSLPAFDAFAALRISSKLCPDVPFICISGSIGEETAIDLLKQGAVDYVLKDRPDRLPFSVKRALDEAAERSSRKRAQEALKESEEKFRNMFQHHSAVKLIIDPEDGTIIEANDAASRFYGYAPDELVGMNMSQINTLSVKAIKMEMERARKRKKIHFHFRHRRADGTIVDVEVFSSLITIGGKGYLHSVIHDVTEKIRTERQLRKLSRAVEQSPASVVITDRNGRIEYVNPKFLEVTGYRLDEVLGMNPNILKSGEHSKSFYQELWDTITRGDVWRGELKNKKKDGTMFWESASISPIKDEKGNVTHYLAVKEDVTEQIITREIIQKNLEEKNVLLSEIHHRVKNNMAVISSLLELQSVSSETDNTDPDKMFSDLQRRIMSMSLVHELVYETKNFSEIDAGKLINRLVGYLHDTCRPEEKDISIDAQCDRIMLNMNISVPLTLFISEVITNAYKHAFIKRSSGSIRVILKGEEEGFRIVVQDDGAGVPDTAALTGSNSFSYTIIQGLVRQLRGDLEFESAPGKGLRVEARFPGNL, from the coding sequence ATGGCAATCCATAAGGACATAAAAGGGGTCCCGTTGAAAGTGCTGATACTTGAGGACTCCTTTCCGGATTATGAACTCATCAGCGAGCAGCTGATCGGAGCCGGTTATGTTCTGGATGCTGCCCATGCGCAAAACGAGCGGGAATTTACCAGTTATCTGAGTGAGAATACTTTTGATGTAATTCTGTCCGATTTTTCCCTTCCGGCCTTTGATGCCTTCGCGGCATTGCGAATCAGCAGCAAATTGTGTCCGGATGTGCCGTTCATCTGTATTTCCGGATCAATAGGTGAAGAAACGGCGATTGACCTTCTCAAACAGGGAGCTGTAGACTATGTACTTAAGGACCGGCCCGATCGCCTTCCCTTCTCGGTAAAGCGGGCGCTGGATGAGGCCGCGGAGCGTTCTTCGAGAAAACGTGCCCAGGAAGCACTGAAAGAGAGCGAGGAAAAGTTTCGAAATATGTTCCAGCATCATTCGGCGGTTAAGTTGATCATCGATCCGGAGGATGGCACCATTATCGAGGCCAATGATGCGGCTTCCCGGTTTTACGGATATGCTCCGGATGAACTGGTCGGGATGAATATGTCGCAGATCAATACGCTCTCTGTCAAAGCCATAAAAATGGAGATGGAACGGGCACGAAAGCGAAAAAAAATCCATTTTCACTTTCGCCATCGCAGAGCCGACGGAACCATTGTGGATGTGGAAGTTTTCAGCAGCCTCATTACCATCGGGGGCAAAGGGTACCTGCATTCCGTCATTCACGATGTTACGGAGAAAATCAGGACAGAGCGCCAGCTTCGGAAATTATCCAGGGCGGTGGAACAGAGTCCGGCGAGCGTCGTGATCACCGACCGTAACGGGCGCATCGAATATGTCAACCCCAAGTTCCTGGAAGTTACCGGCTACCGGCTGGATGAGGTTTTGGGGATGAATCCGAATATTCTAAAATCGGGCGAGCATTCAAAGAGTTTTTATCAGGAGCTTTGGGATACCATTACCAGAGGGGATGTGTGGAGAGGGGAGTTGAAGAACAAGAAAAAGGACGGCACCATGTTTTGGGAGTCGGCTTCCATCTCGCCCATCAAGGATGAAAAAGGCAATGTTACTCACTACCTGGCGGTTAAGGAGGATGTCACCGAGCAAATCATCACAAGGGAAATCATTCAAAAAAACCTTGAAGAAAAAAATGTATTGCTTTCGGAGATACATCACCGGGTAAAGAACAACATGGCGGTTATTTCAAGCCTGCTGGAACTGCAGTCTGTCTCCTCCGAAACGGACAATACGGATCCGGATAAAATGTTCAGTGACCTGCAGCGGCGCATCATGTCGATGAGCCTGGTTCATGAGCTTGTCTATGAGACCAAGAATTTTTCCGAGATTGATGCCGGAAAGCTGATAAACCGTCTGGTGGGCTATTTGCACGATACCTGCCGACCGGAAGAAAAGGACATTTCTATTGATGCACAGTGTGATCGAATCATGCTTAATATGAATATTTCGGTTCCATTGACACTCTTCATTAGTGAAGTCATTACCAATGCTTACAAACACGCTTTTATCAAGCGCAGCTCGGGGAGTATACGGGTAATACTGAAAGGAGAAGAGGAGGGCTTCCGAATTGTTGTGCAGGATGATGGCGCAGGCGTGCCGGATACAGCTGCTCTGACCGGTTCCAACAGCTTCAGCTATACAATTATCCAGGGGTTGGTCCGGCAGCTGCGAGGCGATTTGGAATTTGAATCTGCTCCCGGCAAAGGGCTCAGGGTAGAGGCCCGCTTCCCCGGTAATCTCTAG
- a CDS encoding PAS domain S-box protein, whose amino-acid sequence MDYRTAWIVVVIGMAGLLLLLLALYFQNRQLKKSMAERAQIEKDLEDKEQRYRSIVSVSNTGAWEYHHRTGYLWCSPEYYSMLGYDSSDFRAENEDNIRESWLNLVHPEDRDRALRTFLEYLEKGSVGMYEQIFRMPHQNGSIVWIWSRGQTLKKSDGTLAELTVGTHIDITERKLAEEALRLSEEKYRLLFHNNPLPMLLYDLESLRFLDVNRAAVAKYGYNREEFLKMDITEIRPSEDLERLMDNVRESSGDFTHSGEWRHRTKCGKVFPVEIISHSITYRNRPARLALANDITIRKEYEEKLRQLNMELEEQVSERTAQLEASNRELEAFGYSVSHDLRAPLRHVSGYVDLLKSRYNDDLSEKARHYLDMVTRSSQQMGTLIEELLNFSRTGRKELRYAMVDMNTMVRDMIENLKEDMGDRSISWDVSDLPGVFGDAGLLKLVWINLLQNAVKYTGRVDQAVISVGFREEPDKMVYFVRDNGAGFDMKYVHKLFGVFQRLHNQSEFEGTGIGLANVQRIVRKHGGEAWAEGQPDHGATFYFSIPVNSEETHGQT is encoded by the coding sequence TTGGATTACAGAACGGCGTGGATTGTGGTGGTCATTGGGATGGCCGGATTACTGCTTTTGCTTCTGGCCTTATATTTCCAGAACAGGCAGCTCAAAAAGAGTATGGCCGAACGTGCGCAGATCGAGAAGGATCTGGAAGACAAAGAACAGCGGTATCGGTCCATTGTATCCGTATCCAACACCGGAGCGTGGGAGTATCATCACCGGACCGGCTATTTGTGGTGCAGCCCGGAGTATTATTCCATGCTTGGGTACGACTCGTCGGACTTCAGGGCGGAAAATGAAGATAACATCCGGGAGTCATGGCTCAATCTGGTTCATCCGGAAGATCGGGATCGTGCGCTCCGTACTTTTCTCGAGTATCTGGAAAAGGGATCGGTCGGCATGTACGAACAGATTTTCAGAATGCCGCATCAGAACGGCTCGATCGTCTGGATATGGTCACGCGGGCAGACACTGAAAAAGTCGGACGGTACGCTGGCGGAGCTGACGGTCGGCACACATATCGACATCACCGAGCGAAAACTGGCGGAAGAGGCGTTACGCCTGAGCGAAGAGAAATATCGGCTTCTGTTTCACAACAACCCGCTGCCGATGCTTTTATACGACCTGGAATCCCTCCGTTTTCTGGATGTGAACCGGGCCGCGGTTGCCAAATACGGGTACAACAGGGAGGAGTTTTTGAAGATGGACATCACCGAAATACGTCCGTCTGAGGATTTGGAGCGCCTGATGGACAATGTTAGAGAATCCTCGGGTGATTTCACCCATTCCGGTGAATGGAGGCACCGAACCAAATGCGGGAAGGTGTTTCCGGTGGAGATTATTTCACACAGTATCACCTACAGAAACCGGCCGGCGCGGCTTGCGCTGGCCAACGACATCACCATTCGAAAAGAGTATGAAGAGAAACTCCGGCAACTGAATATGGAGCTTGAGGAGCAGGTCAGTGAACGAACGGCCCAGCTGGAAGCTTCCAACCGTGAACTGGAGGCGTTCGGTTATTCGGTTTCCCATGACTTGCGGGCACCGCTCAGGCATGTAAGCGGCTATGTGGACCTGCTGAAGAGCCGATACAACGATGACCTTTCAGAGAAAGCCCGTCACTATTTAGACATGGTAACCCGCTCTTCCCAGCAGATGGGTACGCTCATCGAGGAACTGCTCAACTTTTCCCGGACCGGCAGGAAGGAGTTGCGGTACGCGATGGTGGATATGAACACAATGGTCCGGGATATGATTGAGAATCTGAAAGAGGATATGGGGGACAGGTCCATCTCCTGGGATGTTTCGGATCTGCCCGGTGTGTTCGGGGATGCGGGTTTGCTGAAACTGGTATGGATTAATCTGTTGCAAAACGCCGTCAAATATACCGGAAGGGTAGATCAGGCCGTGATTAGTGTTGGTTTCCGGGAAGAGCCGGATAAAATGGTTTATTTCGTAAGAGACAACGGAGCCGGTTTCGACATGAAATATGTCCACAAACTCTTCGGAGTTTTCCAGAGACTCCATAACCAGTCGGAATTTGAAGGCACGGGCATCGGACTGGCCAACGTGCAGCGGATCGTCCGGAAGCATGGCGGCGAGGCCTGGGCGGAAGGGCAGCCGGATCACGGCGCTACATTCTATTTTTCCATACCCGTTAACAGTGAGGAAACACATGGTCAAACTTGA
- a CDS encoding cytochrome c peroxidase, which translates to MIIVTTAGFFLVTSCGSDEPALRADVSPLFEPIPPEAPVPEDNPMTPEKVDLGHKLFFEPLLSRSGIISCNSCHVVGAAGVDHRDVAIGEQGRLGPRNTPTVYNAAFLKAQFLDGRAETLEEQAKGPIQAHVEMDLTPEEAIARLERTGYRPYFEQAFPEDEDALTFENLAKAIASFERTLITHGSPFDDYLEGDDQALTEMELAGLRIFEQSGCLGCHHGPLLGGRSFTRFTHAANKQGEDMGRYNVTGDPSDRYVFRVAPLRNVELTYPYFHDGSAETLEEAIIIMGESQTNLSFNDEEVEQLVAFLKTLTGEFPIIAHPSLPR; encoded by the coding sequence ATGATTATTGTCACCACCGCAGGCTTTTTTCTTGTCACCAGTTGCGGCAGTGATGAACCCGCACTTCGGGCTGACGTATCTCCATTGTTTGAACCCATTCCACCGGAAGCGCCCGTACCGGAAGACAACCCCATGACTCCGGAGAAAGTCGACCTGGGCCACAAGCTTTTTTTCGAACCCCTGCTTTCAAGGTCCGGGATCATTTCATGTAACAGCTGCCATGTTGTCGGAGCGGCGGGAGTCGACCATCGTGACGTGGCGATTGGCGAACAGGGCCGGCTTGGTCCGCGCAACACACCGACCGTCTATAACGCGGCTTTTCTGAAAGCGCAATTTCTGGACGGCAGAGCGGAAACCCTTGAGGAACAGGCAAAAGGCCCGATTCAGGCGCATGTCGAAATGGACCTCACACCGGAAGAGGCCATAGCTCGGCTCGAAAGAACCGGCTACCGTCCCTATTTCGAGCAGGCATTTCCCGAAGACGAAGATGCGCTTACCTTTGAAAATCTTGCCAAAGCCATCGCTTCTTTCGAACGGACTCTCATCACGCACGGGTCACCTTTTGACGATTACCTGGAAGGAGACGATCAGGCACTTACTGAAATGGAGCTGGCAGGATTGCGCATTTTCGAACAGAGCGGATGTCTGGGATGCCATCACGGCCCATTGCTTGGCGGACGATCATTTACCCGTTTTACCCACGCAGCCAACAAGCAGGGAGAGGATATGGGTCGCTATAATGTAACAGGGGATCCTTCCGACCGGTACGTTTTTCGTGTTGCGCCACTCAGAAATGTGGAGCTGACCTACCCGTACTTCCATGACGGATCGGCTGAAACTCTTGAAGAGGCTATCATCATTATGGGCGAAAGTCAGACCAACCTCTCATTCAACGATGAAGAGGTGGAACAGCTGGTGGCCTTTCTGAAAACACTCACCGGTGAATTCCCGATTATCGCACATCCGTCGCTTCCGAGATAA
- a CDS encoding response regulator, which translates to MVKLDTILLVEDNPQDVELTLEAMSEHNLVNRVVAVRDGVEAMEYLQYEGEFKDRNRGNPAVILLDIKMPRMDGIEVLRAIRGDEKLRMIPVVILSSSREDPDLKTCYELGVNAYVVKPVSFKEFVDAVKEIGFFWAMLNEQPPEL; encoded by the coding sequence ATGGTCAAACTTGATACGATCCTGCTTGTGGAAGACAACCCCCAGGATGTGGAACTGACTCTTGAGGCGATGTCGGAACACAATCTGGTAAATCGTGTTGTCGCCGTGAGGGATGGTGTCGAAGCAATGGAGTATTTGCAGTATGAGGGTGAGTTTAAAGATCGAAACCGCGGAAATCCGGCCGTTATCCTTCTCGATATTAAAATGCCCCGAATGGATGGCATTGAAGTTCTGAGAGCCATTCGCGGTGACGAAAAGCTGAGGATGATTCCGGTCGTTATACTCAGTTCATCGCGCGAAGATCCTGATCTGAAAACATGTTATGAGCTGGGCGTGAACGCATACGTGGTGAAACCGGTTTCCTTTAAAGAATTTGTTGACGCCGTGAAAGAGATTGGCTTTTTCTGGGCGATGTTAAATGAGCAACCTCCTGAATTGTAG
- a CDS encoding AMP-binding protein, with protein MPANKKRTPLKGHREELKEKTLPELLQRSVTRFGDRPAVGYAGREATTYSELEAKISKVASFLKENGIEEGDRVAILSENSPNWVAAYFGITSIKAIAVPVLNDFHPTEIHHILRHSDSSALFVSERLYHKVEEFDLGGLNAVILMDNLSVISPEWSKDRLRRLYAEGSRELKRIKHMALQKVGLASQDVPEDAPASIIYTSGTTGHSKGVVLTHGNIVKNAIGLDKIVDVGYTDRLLSILPLAHVYECTVGLAMPMMIGASVYYVEKPPTPPVLLPALQQVRPTVMLSVPLIIEKMYKNRILPEIRKKRLVRATYKVAAFRKLIHRKAGRKLMDVFGGELRMFPIGGASIAPEVERFMREAGFPYAVGYGLTETAPILTGSNETETRLYSVGKPLEGVEVRIDPNIRNEEMGGEPAIRETGSFMGEVGEIQVRGTGVMKEYYKDPERTAGSFTDDGWFRTGDLGSFDKDGFLYIRGRLKNMILGASGENIYPEAIESVLMRSDYVLESLVFMQNRKLVARVHLNYEKLDEDLSARGMTETEIGQFIKKLLVSIRDEANANLASFSKISEIIEQTEPFEKTPTHKIKRYLYVSDG; from the coding sequence ATGCCGGCTAATAAGAAACGTACGCCCTTGAAAGGGCACAGGGAAGAGCTAAAAGAAAAAACATTGCCGGAGTTGCTGCAGCGCTCCGTCACCCGGTTTGGCGACCGCCCCGCTGTTGGATATGCCGGCCGGGAAGCCACCACTTACAGCGAACTGGAAGCAAAAATCTCCAAAGTAGCCTCTTTCCTGAAGGAAAATGGTATTGAGGAAGGTGACCGCGTAGCCATCCTCAGCGAAAACAGTCCGAACTGGGTTGCAGCCTATTTCGGCATCACTTCCATCAAGGCGATTGCGGTGCCGGTGCTGAATGATTTCCATCCCACGGAAATTCATCACATACTGCGGCACTCCGATAGTTCGGCGCTCTTTGTTTCTGAACGACTCTATCATAAGGTAGAAGAGTTCGACCTGGGCGGCCTGAATGCCGTCATTCTGATGGACAACCTGTCGGTCATTTCCCCTGAGTGGAGCAAAGATCGGCTCAGACGATTGTACGCGGAGGGGAGCAGAGAGCTGAAGCGCATCAAGCATATGGCGCTGCAAAAAGTGGGACTGGCTTCCCAGGATGTGCCGGAAGACGCGCCGGCATCAATTATTTACACTTCGGGGACGACCGGCCACTCCAAAGGGGTTGTTCTCACCCATGGCAACATTGTAAAAAATGCCATCGGCCTGGACAAGATCGTCGATGTCGGATATACAGACAGGCTTCTGTCCATTTTGCCGTTGGCGCATGTCTATGAATGCACGGTCGGGCTGGCCATGCCCATGATGATCGGCGCCTCGGTGTATTATGTTGAAAAGCCGCCCACGCCGCCGGTCCTTTTGCCGGCACTGCAGCAGGTCCGGCCGACCGTGATGTTGTCGGTGCCGCTCATCATCGAAAAAATGTACAAAAACAGGATTCTGCCGGAAATCCGTAAAAAAAGGTTGGTGCGTGCCACTTACAAGGTTGCAGCATTCCGGAAATTGATTCACCGCAAAGCCGGCCGAAAACTGATGGACGTGTTCGGCGGGGAGCTGCGCATGTTTCCGATCGGCGGGGCTTCCATCGCGCCTGAAGTCGAACGCTTCATGCGGGAAGCGGGATTCCCCTATGCGGTTGGCTATGGCCTGACCGAGACCGCGCCTATTTTGACCGGCAGCAACGAAACAGAGACACGGCTCTACTCGGTTGGAAAACCCCTGGAGGGCGTGGAAGTTCGGATCGATCCGAATATCAGAAACGAGGAGATGGGTGGGGAACCGGCCATCCGGGAAACCGGATCCTTCATGGGTGAAGTCGGCGAAATACAGGTGAGGGGAACCGGGGTGATGAAAGAGTACTACAAGGATCCCGAACGCACGGCCGGGTCATTTACCGATGACGGATGGTTCCGTACCGGCGATCTTGGATCTTTCGACAAGGACGGATTCCTCTACATCCGCGGCCGGTTGAAAAACATGATTCTCGGTGCGAGCGGTGAGAATATCTATCCGGAGGCCATTGAGTCGGTGCTGATGCGCTCGGACTATGTTCTGGAGTCGCTGGTGTTCATGCAGAACCGAAAACTGGTTGCACGGGTCCATCTGAATTATGAGAAACTGGATGAGGACCTGTCGGCAAGAGGAATGACCGAAACGGAAATTGGCCAGTTTATCAAAAAACTGCTGGTTTCAATTCGTGATGAAGCCAACGCTAACCTGGCTTCGTTTTCAAAAATCAGCGAGATCATTGAGCAGACCGAACCATTCGAAAAAACACCGACGCACAAAATCAAACGCTATCTCTACGTGAGTGATGGTTGA